The DNA window aaactcggttataacgaagtcactAGGACCTAaaaaattacttcgttatatccgtaattcgttataaccgtataagaaattcattcaatttacatagctggggatccaaggtgacttcgctatatccgtgaattcgcaatatccgtgttcgtactaaacgagttttactgtataccggtacatgtacagtgtaggTATTAATTTTCATCAACATGAGTAAGAATGTTCGAATTAGAACAGGTTTGATTTAAACGTGTGAAAATTACATGCATGAAACAGTTAAAAATGTATGGGGTGttctttttttacaaattgtagAAAAGTATAGTAGATTTACCCATCGATGCACCCATGAATGCTTATTCCAAATGGCTTAAGCTTATCATATCCATCTATAAGGAAAAAGTGCATAAAAATGATTGAAGGAGGATTATCATAATTAAGACATCATCAACATATAATGTTAATGCTTTAGGCTTCAATGAATATGAATCCTATTAAATCTACCTCATTACAATCTATGAATGCAGTAAAAACACAACCCTATTTTGTACAGTggtattttttttggaaatcaaataAAACGGAACCATGCACCAATAACATCAGAAACAAAAACAAGCACCAACAACAAACTTACCCAAGTGCCATACAAAGTTTGGACCCTAAATATGTAGACAAGTAAAACGATTTGTCAGTGAATAAGCTATTTGGAATATTTGGAATATTAGTGAAGCCAAAACTAAGAGTGAGAATTTCTTACCCTTATTTGGCCAATATCATAATGATTTAATAAAAGGCCATAAAGGAACAAAAGTAtctccaatttaaaaaaactaacaaaattACAATAACAATGTTAAAGATTCATCCCTTAGTACTAAAAAAGACTTGTAcgtatacatttttatacaatcATTTAAGGTctagatctagtaaatgaaaggtgcctacaagTTTATGAAATTCAGGATATATGTTAGGTTTGTCCAGTTTCGAATAATGAAAtatagaatgcctacagtctctccaaaaatggcattaaacaagatattggcctcctctttaaaataatgCCAAATTGAATATATGTATCGTGATTTCTTTCCatgatttaatatcaaatatgtcaagaaattgtttcatttctacataattcctttttAGCCCTTAATTATTGGAAAAAAAGAACCAaattaattatgacgtcataatggttcaaGCACCAAATAGACACTCTGGCATCATTTACctgatcttgaccttaaatctATCATTTACCCTGCTGAAATACTGCCTTCGTCTTAGTCTTCTTTGTTTCCTTCTTCTGACTCCATCTTCATCCAAAATTTTTACTATTTCTCTTGAAATAGAtctattttacaaaatcaatatttttaaagagcagttttacaaatttgaaataaaatcaccaTCATGCATggaattaaagattttttcagaTGAAAATGGAATTTATtgttcatcatgttcataaatGAACCATTACCTGGTTACATTAAAATggtatttcattttcagagttctTCTTAGGTTCTCTGAACCTGCACAACCATTTTGTATCTCTATCTGGAAGAGTTCATATCATTCCTTGTCAGAAATCTGTTACTTCAGATGGCTTAATAGTTGTGGCCATAtctaaactacatgtatttaaacctCTTCGAAAAGAagagttcaatatatacaaAGACTTGAAATTAGACTAAATATCGTAGCTGGAACATGTCAGCATTTATTTTTACCTTAAGTAGAGAACTCAATACATATCATATTTCTAGGTGCATCTGAGtgctaatttgttgaccattcagCCTCCTTAATTGTCATACATAATACTTTATAGATAAATATGggggtttttttaaagtagCTTGTTGCAATTATACCTGTGACTTTTCAAATACTTCATCTATATCAATTTCCGCTAGCCTCCTTTTCAAACCAAGTCTAGGGAGTAGTTTTCTAACTAGGCAATTATAACtgcataaaatgaataaatatcacatttatgatCAGAATCCTAGTATTTGGATTACAGAATGcattaaactctattacaataTTTCTAAGATGTGAATtgaatacacacacacatatcaATCAGACATTGTTTTAGTTAccttatattataattattgtttCTCTGGATTAGGTAATGGATAAGTCTGCTGTTGAAACCCTTATAAAAGTACTCCTTGATTTTCTTGTGTAGTTCTAaagtagaaaataaagcaatcAATGTGAAGATTTGTGAAGataagaaataatgaaaatctcataataaatatacaaatttaaagGAGAAAATCAGTTAATAAACCTTATTGAGTGCCAATGTTCAGGAGATAAATGATCATAGTTATCATCAATTATATTATTAGAAAACAATAGTAACTGCTTTGGAAATTTGGCTGCACTGAACATACACATATTACAAGTGAGATATTTCAATTCTTACCTTGTtgattcatttcttttaaacaaaCTGAAATACAGGAGAAGAGTTGTaattcaaattcaaacaaaCAACACATATGCCTCCTTGCaaggtcaaaatttaaaaggatACATTTTGCATTTAGATTgttgaaaatgataaacaaagGCTTCTATTAAGATATTAAACAGATATAAATAATAACCCACAGTCGTCCCAGGGTCTTTGATATTGTAAACTTATTATATATAGGGTTCTAAAGAAACTGATTGGTTTAAATGTACATGacctatttattaataatattcagACTTTTCTTTAATCCGGCCATGTTACCTAGAATTTTTTTCAACCATAAATAACTAAAGAGCAGACCAAGCAGCTTTCATATACAAAGTATATAAATCCATCTAAAATATGGTTATAAGAACTTCATTTTCTTGTATTTACGATTACAGTTATACAGCATTTCACCATtccaattatagaaaaatatatcttaactttgtcctaaaaaaaacccataccCATTCTGTTgagacggtcagaccggttcgaataccagCGCCTgctagctcagttggtagagcacctgactagagaaaattcagggggcccgggttcgaatcGGTCTGGTCCATCATTAATTCTCCCATCCCATTACATTTGGTGCCGTAATTTGAACTGGCATTGACCTCCAATGCTTTTTAATCTTTAATCCAATAATCAAACACAAGGTGTCATACACTTAATCAAACAATAGAAATGCAAGTTTTCCTTAAAACTGCTCAAACGCAGCGATGTTTTAACTATTTTTGCTCTGGATTCCTTTTATAAAACTAAacagtacaaatatagattGACAGTAAGAGCAttcttttatttgatttgtatgTGTTATAACACAAGAAGTACATTATATCAATGTACAAATTTTCTGTAATTATTAATGCAAAATAATTCCTTTAATCTGTCCTCTTCTTGTGTTTGTAAGACTACACATACTGTCAGAAAATGTGACTGTCACAGTTTTTTTTACCTCAAAGGTTGTTTTTATACTTGATAACCCATCAATGCCAAAATACACATCACATCCAGACATGTGCACAGCAACAGTATACAACTTATCTTTTTCTAAAGTAACAttgtttgcaaaaataaatgaaaattcacACTCCTCAGTCAACTCTTCACGTACTTTTTCCTtcagaagaatattttcatCACACGATAATGCTATTTCAACTAAGACTGAGACATTGTAGTTGCCATACAAAATTATTCCATGAAGTTGCATATTTTTATCTACAGAAACTACAAGTCTATCCCCATTTAGTTCATCACATTTCCAAGTATTTCTTGGACTTCTTGAAAAAAACCTAACAATCTTAATGTCCTTGTCTGACTCACACATACGAGAATGAAAAGCTGGACCAACAGTGTCCTTACAAACATtcaatgaatttaaatataatagtaTTTTCATTGCATAATCATCACTAATAATATTTTGGTACAcaacattttcaatgaaaaaagagGCGGACATTCTGCCAAACCTGATATTTGGAACAATTTTTTCCCAAGTGTCTGAAACATTTCTAAATTCTGAATGCATCCACTTCACTATCAACAAAAATAGCTTCTCTTCATGCATACACAATGTGTTTCGCTTAAGCATCAAATTAACTAGATCTACAGGGTATtggaaaaacatttcatttgcaGGACTATTGGACAGAATATCTCTTGCATATTTGTCAATGTATAACAATGATGATGACACAACATCTTTCAAACCAAATTTGTGCGAAATGAGTAAAACAAGCACGGCTTTTTCAACACATATGGACTGTTGTAGAAAATCTAAACATTTTACAGACAAATCTGTAATCATATAAAACTGTGATGCCTGTATCACATCTTCAAcattttcaaatgataaatcAATCTCATGTGTGTACAGAAATTCAATAACAGATCTTGTTAGCGAAGGCAAAAAATCATGACAAATAACTGCCTTTTTTGATTGGTTTGGGTCCCAATTTTCACTCAAACATGTTCTAAACCAATCACTGCTGAGTATAACAACTGTCCTGTGTGCCCTCAGGGTAGTTCCATCTGATAATGAAATTTCCAGATCGCAAAACTCTTGCTGATGGAAGGCTTTAATAAGTTTCTCACCCAGTCTTGCCATCACAGCTGTGATAAAATGTCAAGATGTTCCTTAGTCAAAATAAATTCCAATTGCTTTATGTGTGCATGACTATTTCAAGCAGTAGTCAACTCTTCATATTATATGTActtccattaatttttttctacataatcAAGGCTACCACTGTATCAAGCTTGATGGTTGCAAAGCAAATgctttcaaccccccccccccccccaaaaaaaaaaaaacagagagagagagagagagagaatttgaACTAGCATTGACCACCTATGCTTTTAATTCTTTAATCCATTAATTAAACCCCAATAAAGAACGTAGCTTTAtatcgatatatatatatatctctatcAAAACTTTTCCAAGTTTTCAAATGAAagtaatttaattgaaaaaaattgactaTGCAAAACAGATAGTTTCAACGGTGCTTTCATCAGGAGTTTCATAGACTATTTTTACgtaaatttacatgcatgtcttatcaaattaatagatggcaaaaataaacacatttcatCAAGAAACAGATCTTTTAAATACTGAATAAAATGtctgaataaagtataaatagaaaatttatCAACTTATGAAATACATAAGCAttaaaagaagaattttaaaaatctcagaATTACATACATACTTTTCTTCAGCTATTTCCGAAGAAACGATTACTGTTATGTTTTAGGCCTACATATGAAACATGAAACATGAGGTCATAATCGAGACTGAGCATGCAACCTTAGGTTTGAGTTTGAGTAGGCAGACAGATCCTACTGTCTGtgtttcaaaccatttaaaTGTGCGCTCTGTCCAACTACCACACGatttacataatattacaaTCAAGTTTAAAGGTTCTATAGATAGTGAAACACCAGTCAGACAATACAGAAATTAAGAAATTATCATCCATCCGCAATCTcatccaaaattaaaaaaaagggagGGGGTAGTGGTGATCCTTTTTAATCATCCAAAAAAGATATGACATATTAGCAAGCGCAGCGAGCTCCAAAGACAACGTGTACAAACgaaggaaatt is part of the Crassostrea angulata isolate pt1a10 chromosome 3, ASM2561291v2, whole genome shotgun sequence genome and encodes:
- the LOC128175038 gene encoding BTB/POZ domain-containing protein 1-like is translated as MARLGEKLIKAFHQQEFCDLEISLSDGTTLRAHRTVVILSSDWFRTCLSENWDPNQSKKAVICHDFLPSLTRSVIEFLYTHEIDLSFENVEDVIQASQFYMITDLSVKCLDFLQQSICVEKAVLVLLISHKFGLKDVVSSSLLYIDKYARDILSNSPANEMFFQYPVDLVNLMLKRNTLCMHEEKLFLLIVKWMHSEFRNVSDTWEKIVPNIRFGRMSASFFIENVVYQNIISDDYAMKILLYLNSLNVCKDTVGPAFHSRMCESDKDIKIVRFFSRSPRNTWKCDELNGDRLVVSVDKNMQLHGIILYGNYNVSVLVEIALSCDENILLKEKVREELTEECEFSFIFANNVTLEKDKLYTVAVHMSGCDVYFGIDGLSSIKTTFEVKKTVTVTFSDSMCSLTNTRRGQIKGIILH